A genome region from Mycobacterium florentinum includes the following:
- a CDS encoding CGNR zinc finger domain-containing protein, with translation MAGSGAAAVDPAELILAFANTHDHRGRVPDRFSDTAGLQAWLTTQGVDGAMSITPADVIEAREIRDALVTVLLTHVDADGAAEEELGAAEHALRRAAHRYPLEANITRDGAGLVSTQAGLAGAMGSMLAAVVELSQSGEWERVKACRNCHHGFVDHSRNSSGTFCRAQCRSQAGMRAYRSRHRPDGDG, from the coding sequence GTGGCGGGTTCCGGGGCTGCCGCCGTTGATCCGGCGGAGCTGATACTGGCCTTCGCCAATACTCACGATCACCGCGGGCGCGTTCCCGATCGTTTCTCCGATACCGCCGGACTCCAAGCCTGGTTGACCACCCAAGGTGTGGACGGCGCGATGTCGATCACCCCGGCCGATGTGATCGAGGCACGTGAGATTCGCGACGCCCTGGTGACGGTCCTGCTCACCCATGTAGATGCCGACGGGGCGGCCGAAGAGGAACTCGGCGCCGCAGAACATGCGTTGCGCCGGGCGGCGCATCGATATCCGTTGGAAGCCAACATCACTCGCGACGGGGCGGGGCTGGTGTCCACGCAGGCAGGACTGGCGGGTGCGATGGGCTCGATGCTGGCCGCGGTGGTCGAGCTGTCCCAGTCGGGCGAGTGGGAGCGGGTGAAAGCGTGCCGCAACTGTCACCACGGCTTCGTCGATCACAGTCGCAACTCGTCAGGGACCTTCTGCCGGGCGCAATGCCGATCGCAAGCCGGGATGCGGGCCTACCGCAGCCGTCACCGGCCCGACGGTGACGGCTAG
- a CDS encoding SDR family NAD(P)-dependent oxidoreductase, protein MTHSTPHRNWFITGASSGMGLALTKAAINRGDNVVGLSRNPEPLKDIAGAHPEQLLTLRADIRNQSEVDAAVEQGLAKFGRIDVLVNGAGYGIWGAVEEATDAQVRAAFGTNVFGTLNVLRAVLPSLRTQRSGHVVQIAAYRGQSSSPGMGLISAFNYAKEGLSDGLYEELKPLGIHVTIVEPAPSATGFRANLDRAPEIADYDQTVRAALAAIRALPAEHFSLPEPIATAILAAVDADEPPLRLATGSVAVNTIRKTLQSRLANLEAWEAVSVAVDGDPDRVCPLD, encoded by the coding sequence ATGACACACAGCACTCCACATCGCAATTGGTTCATCACCGGCGCCAGCTCCGGCATGGGGTTGGCACTGACAAAGGCCGCAATCAACCGCGGCGACAACGTAGTTGGGCTCTCCCGCAACCCAGAGCCGCTCAAGGACATCGCGGGCGCGCACCCGGAGCAGCTGCTGACGCTGCGGGCCGACATCCGTAATCAGTCGGAAGTGGATGCCGCGGTCGAACAGGGACTCGCGAAGTTCGGGCGCATCGACGTCCTGGTCAACGGCGCCGGCTATGGCATTTGGGGCGCAGTCGAAGAAGCCACCGACGCGCAGGTGCGCGCCGCCTTCGGGACCAACGTCTTCGGCACGCTCAACGTGCTGCGGGCGGTGCTGCCATCGCTGCGCACGCAGCGGTCGGGGCACGTCGTTCAAATCGCCGCCTACCGGGGCCAGAGCTCGTCCCCCGGCATGGGCTTGATCTCCGCGTTCAACTACGCGAAGGAAGGCTTGTCTGATGGTCTCTACGAGGAACTCAAACCGCTTGGCATCCACGTGACCATCGTGGAGCCCGCGCCGTCGGCAACCGGGTTCCGGGCCAACCTCGACCGGGCACCCGAGATCGCCGACTACGACCAGACGGTGCGTGCAGCGCTCGCGGCCATCAGAGCGCTACCGGCCGAGCATTTCAGTCTGCCCGAGCCGATCGCCACGGCAATTCTGGCCGCCGTCGACGCCGATGAACCCCCACTGCGGCTGGCGACCGGCAGCGTCGCGGTCAACACCATCCGCAAGACGCTGCAGTCACGACTGGCCAACCTCGAAGCGTGGGAGGCCGTCAGCGTTGCGGTGGACGGCGACCCCGACCGGGTCTGTCCGCTCGATTGA